From a single Nostoc sp. MS1 genomic region:
- a CDS encoding transposase, protein MLKNEYLKQWTNIVSQKMPHLTLPQVVGLATWSFGIVMTRSSSLSKVSKFIAQVNSEKANTVRQRLKEWYEEASAKKGLHRRTLDVSSCFAPLLLWVISLLPTNIKRIALALDATSIGNKFVVLSVNILLAGCGIPIAWCVVKAHEPGSWKGHWHNLLTAIKDAIPTEFDVIVTADRGLYACWLYELIVAAGWHPFLRINHQGTYRLPSGNTWHPLKDVVCTPGTSWSGRIICFVTNPVECTLLARWDLGYKDPWLILTDLEPMSASALWYGLRPSTECVYRDVKGDGWDWHHTRLLSPQRAERLWLAIAVATLWMVMLGGEAENQSSPPTLEQLPPRHVVFSQPFHLHPQRQISCFLLGLLTLIADLLNHLPIHLPSWSAFPHTPVDDFFCFNSS, encoded by the coding sequence ATGCTGAAAAATGAGTACCTCAAACAATGGACAAATATAGTGTCACAGAAAATGCCACATCTGACGTTACCACAAGTGGTAGGGCTGGCAACATGGAGTTTTGGCATAGTGATGACAAGATCAAGTAGCTTGAGCAAAGTGTCAAAATTCATAGCTCAAGTCAACTCAGAAAAGGCAAATACAGTACGTCAAAGATTAAAAGAATGGTATGAGGAAGCCTCTGCCAAAAAAGGGCTTCATCGTCGGACTCTAGATGTAAGTAGTTGTTTTGCGCCATTGCTGTTATGGGTGATCAGTTTGCTACCTACCAATATCAAGCGTATTGCGCTAGCACTAGACGCAACCAGTATCGGCAATAAGTTTGTAGTCTTATCAGTAAACATACTCTTGGCGGGTTGTGGAATCCCGATAGCATGGTGTGTGGTCAAAGCACATGAGCCAGGAAGTTGGAAAGGGCATTGGCACAATCTGCTCACAGCAATCAAAGATGCCATCCCAACTGAGTTTGATGTCATAGTCACTGCTGACAGAGGACTGTATGCTTGTTGGTTGTATGAATTGATTGTGGCTGCTGGCTGGCATCCGTTTTTACGTATTAACCATCAAGGAACTTATCGCCTGCCATCTGGGAATACATGGCATCCACTAAAAGATGTGGTTTGTACCCCTGGAACATCTTGGTCAGGTCGAATTATTTGCTTTGTCACCAATCCCGTTGAATGTACATTGCTTGCCCGTTGGGATCTTGGTTACAAAGACCCTTGGTTGATTTTGACTGACCTTGAACCCATGAGCGCCTCTGCACTCTGGTACGGTTTACGTCCTTCTACAGAATGTGTTTATCGGGATGTCAAAGGAGATGGTTGGGATTGGCATCATACTCGTTTGCTCTCACCACAACGTGCTGAACGTTTGTGGTTAGCCATCGCTGTTGCCACTCTTTGGATGGTGATGCTGGGGGGCGAAGCGGAAAATCAATCTTCTCCCCCAACTCTCGAACAACTTCCACCTCGACATGTTGTCTTTTCTCAGCCTTTCCACCTTCATCCTCAGCGTCAGATTTCTTGTTTTTTGTTAGGCCTGTTGACCCTGATTGCTGATTTACTCAACCATCTTCCTATTCATCTTCCCAGTTGGAGTGCTTTTCCTCATACTCCTGTTGACGATTTCTTTTGCTTCAATTCCTCCTAA
- the glyS gene encoding glycine--tRNA ligase subunit beta, with amino-acid sequence MPGFLLEVGTEELPASFLSGAITQWRSRIPQSLVANILTSESVEVYGTPRRLAVLITGLPSRQPDREEEIKGPPAQAAFKDGQPTQAAVGFAKRQGVELEALEVRPTDKGEFVFVQKKTPGRPVAEILTELVPEWIYNLEGKRLMRWGDGDVRFSRPIRWLVALLDEAILPIELVNGSLSVKSDRISYGHRVLHPELLTIPQASDYVNTLRSGYVIVTPQERENTIKEEVGQAVKNLGGSTVFYPELLEEVVNLVEYPSVVVGKFEDDFLKLPTQVITEVMVTHQRYFPVFKDGYQQEILPYFITISNGKKEKSDIIAVGNERVIRARLADAKFFFTSDLSKPLESFLTLLEKVTFQEDLGSVRAKVDRIIKIAERISDQLGLEEEQRQKVQRATLLCKADLVTQMVFEFPELQGIMGEKYAVASGEDAEVARAIREHYLPAGAGDILPSLLTGKIVAIADRLDTLVCIFGLGLIPTGSSDPFALRRAANGLISIIWLAILTENGRVTKEGGLKLNLSQLLEQIATDFSSTFNKDAESLISTLKDFFLQRIRTLLQEEKQIDYDLVNAVLGENDEEYQARALENLLDVRDRALYLQQIRRDCTLDKIYETVNRSTRLAAQGDLDTAQLDPTSVVNPQLFQKPSESAFYDALVQLVPQTQAAQQSRNYQLLVAGLETIAPTVSKFFDGADSVLVIDPDPDIKRNRLNLLGLLRNHARVLADFGAIVKNL; translated from the coding sequence ATGCCTGGGTTTTTATTGGAAGTTGGAACAGAAGAATTACCTGCAAGCTTTTTAAGTGGAGCCATTACACAGTGGCGATCGCGCATTCCCCAAAGTTTAGTGGCTAATATCCTTACGAGTGAATCTGTAGAGGTATACGGTACTCCCCGGCGTTTAGCTGTACTAATTACAGGTTTACCATCTAGGCAGCCAGACCGGGAAGAGGAAATCAAAGGCCCACCAGCCCAAGCGGCTTTTAAAGACGGTCAACCAACCCAGGCGGCTGTGGGTTTTGCCAAAAGGCAAGGCGTAGAATTAGAGGCGTTGGAAGTTCGCCCCACGGATAAGGGGGAATTTGTCTTTGTCCAAAAGAAGACCCCAGGTCGTCCCGTGGCAGAAATTCTCACCGAACTTGTACCCGAATGGATTTATAACTTAGAAGGTAAACGCTTGATGCGTTGGGGTGATGGGGATGTGAGATTTTCCCGCCCCATTCGTTGGTTAGTCGCGTTGTTAGATGAGGCGATTTTGCCAATTGAATTGGTGAATGGTTCTTTAAGTGTGAAAAGCGATCGCATTTCCTACGGTCATCGTGTTCTGCATCCCGAACTACTGACAATTCCCCAAGCAAGCGATTATGTAAATACACTACGTTCTGGTTATGTAATAGTTACACCACAAGAACGAGAAAACACTATTAAAGAAGAAGTAGGGCAAGCTGTAAAAAATTTAGGAGGTTCTACAGTATTTTACCCTGAATTGTTAGAAGAAGTTGTCAACTTAGTAGAGTATCCTTCCGTAGTTGTTGGGAAATTTGAAGACGACTTTTTGAAACTGCCTACTCAAGTAATTACTGAGGTTATGGTAACTCATCAGCGATATTTCCCTGTGTTTAAAGATGGCTATCAGCAGGAAATATTACCGTACTTTATCACCATTTCCAACGGCAAAAAAGAAAAGTCAGACATTATTGCTGTAGGCAATGAAAGAGTAATTCGTGCTAGATTAGCAGATGCAAAATTCTTTTTTACATCTGACTTATCTAAACCTCTAGAAAGTTTTTTAACCCTATTAGAAAAAGTCACTTTTCAAGAAGATTTAGGTTCTGTTCGTGCTAAAGTAGACAGAATTATTAAAATTGCTGAAAGAATCAGTGATCAATTGGGTTTAGAAGAAGAACAACGCCAAAAAGTACAAAGGGCTACTTTATTGTGTAAAGCAGATTTAGTTACTCAAATGGTCTTTGAGTTTCCTGAATTGCAAGGAATAATGGGAGAAAAATATGCTGTGGCCAGTGGCGAAGATGCCGAAGTAGCAAGAGCCATTAGAGAACATTACTTGCCAGCCGGAGCAGGTGATATTTTACCCTCACTGCTTACAGGTAAAATTGTAGCTATCGCAGACAGATTAGATACGTTAGTCTGCATATTTGGGTTAGGGTTAATACCTACAGGTTCTTCCGATCCTTTTGCCTTGAGAAGGGCTGCAAATGGTTTAATTAGCATTATTTGGCTAGCGATATTAACCGAAAATGGACGAGTTACCAAAGAAGGAGGATTAAAACTTAATTTATCTCAGCTATTAGAGCAAATAGCAACAGATTTCTCAAGCACTTTTAATAAAGATGCTGAATCATTGATTAGCACTTTGAAGGACTTCTTCTTACAACGCATTCGCACCTTATTACAAGAAGAAAAACAAATCGACTACGACCTCGTAAATGCCGTGTTGGGAGAGAATGACGAAGAGTATCAAGCAAGGGCATTAGAGAATTTACTAGATGTACGCGATCGCGCCTTATACTTACAACAAATTCGCCGCGACTGTACACTAGATAAAATCTACGAAACCGTGAACCGTTCTACCAGACTAGCAGCCCAAGGCGATTTAGATACTGCACAGTTAGATCCCACTTCTGTAGTTAATCCTCAACTGTTCCAAAAGCCTTCTGAGTCAGCCTTTTACGATGCTTTAGTCCAGCTAGTACCACAAACTCAAGCAGCCCAGCAGTCACGTAATTATCAACTGTTAGTTGCGGGGTTAGAAACTATTGCACCTACTGTAAGTAAGTTTTTCGATGGTGCGGATAGTGTGTTAGTCATTGACCCCGACCCAGATATCAAGCGCAATCGCTTAAACTTACTAGGATTACTGCGGAATCATGCGCGGGTATTAGCTGACTTTGGGGCGATAGTGAAAAATCTTTAA
- the murD gene encoding UDP-N-acetylmuramoyl-L-alanine--D-glutamate ligase: MSKAHVVGLGKSGVAAARLLKRDGWEVVLSDRNTSETLLKQQQELAQEQITVKLGYSLELVEGNLPDLIVVSPGVPWDIPALVKARELGIETIGEMELAWRHLKSLPWVAITGTNGKTTTTALIAAIFQAAGFDAPACGNIGYAACEVALAETAPDWVIGEISSYQIESSSTLAPRISIWTTFTPDHLARHKTLENYYDIKAKLLRQSQLQIFNGDDAYLNKIGSSHWPDAYWTSVKGKSHLLGDKGFYIEDGWVTEQLQPDSPPQKIVEASALRMVGAHNQQNLLMAVAAARLANIPPDAIDKAVRQFPGVPHRLEHICTWEGIDFINDSKATNYDAAEVGLASVKSPTVLIAGGEAKPGDDTAWLAKIQAQTSDVLLIGNAAPAFAQRLQEVGYTNYEIVETMDKAVVRSLELAKQHQAPVVLLSPACASFDQYPNFEARGDHFRQLCLELLK; the protein is encoded by the coding sequence ATGTCCAAAGCCCATGTAGTTGGATTAGGAAAGTCCGGTGTTGCTGCGGCGAGATTGTTAAAACGGGATGGTTGGGAGGTAGTTCTGAGCGATCGCAACACCTCCGAAACCCTCCTGAAACAACAACAAGAACTCGCACAAGAACAAATCACCGTTAAATTAGGGTATTCACTAGAGTTAGTGGAAGGTAATTTACCCGATTTAATTGTTGTGAGTCCGGGTGTTCCTTGGGACATTCCCGCGTTAGTCAAGGCGCGAGAACTGGGCATAGAAACTATCGGCGAAATGGAACTAGCTTGGCGACATTTAAAGTCCCTACCTTGGGTAGCCATTACCGGGACTAACGGCAAAACTACGACTACTGCCTTAATCGCCGCTATCTTTCAAGCAGCCGGATTCGATGCCCCCGCCTGCGGTAACATCGGCTATGCGGCTTGTGAAGTTGCCTTAGCCGAAACAGCCCCCGACTGGGTAATTGGGGAAATTAGCAGCTATCAAATAGAATCTTCCTCCACCCTAGCTCCCCGCATCAGCATCTGGACAACCTTCACCCCAGATCACCTTGCCCGTCACAAGACGTTAGAAAATTATTACGACATCAAAGCCAAGTTATTACGTCAATCCCAATTACAGATTTTCAATGGGGATGATGCTTACTTAAATAAGATAGGTAGTAGTCATTGGCCGGATGCTTATTGGACAAGTGTGAAAGGGAAATCACACTTATTAGGTGACAAAGGCTTTTATATCGAGGATGGCTGGGTTACAGAACAATTACAACCAGACTCCCCACCCCAAAAAATTGTCGAAGCGTCAGCTTTACGCATGGTAGGGGCGCATAACCAGCAAAATCTCCTCATGGCAGTAGCCGCAGCTAGGTTAGCGAATATCCCCCCTGATGCGATTGACAAAGCTGTGCGACAATTCCCAGGCGTTCCCCATCGCTTAGAACATATCTGCACTTGGGAAGGCATCGATTTTATCAACGACAGCAAAGCCACTAACTATGATGCGGCGGAAGTGGGATTGGCATCAGTGAAAAGCCCAACAGTATTGATTGCTGGTGGTGAAGCCAAACCAGGGGATGATACAGCTTGGCTGGCGAAAATCCAAGCGCAAACCTCAGATGTATTACTCATTGGTAACGCCGCACCAGCATTTGCCCAACGTTTACAAGAAGTGGGTTATACCAATTATGAAATAGTAGAGACAATGGATAAGGCTGTAGTGCGATCGCTTGAATTAGCCAAACAGCATCAAGCACCCGTAGTTTTATTATCTCCAGCCTGCGCCAGCTTCGACCAATACCCCAATTTTGAAGCACGAGGCGACCATTTTCGGCAGTTGTGTTTGGAACTCTTAAAATAG
- a CDS encoding type II toxin-antitoxin system VapC family toxin produces the protein MSYLVDTNVLLRSVDLSHPMNADAVNAISTLHHRGEQVYIVPQNLIEFWNVYTRPIERNGLGRSVAETQAEVNRLKALFPLLLDTEEIYQEWERLVVAYGIRGINVHDARLVAAMLVHGLTHILTFNVSDFARYTEITTISPSTITS, from the coding sequence GTGTCCTACTTGGTAGATACTAATGTCTTGTTGAGGAGTGTGGATCTTAGCCATCCTATGAACGCTGATGCTGTTAATGCTATCAGTACGCTACACCATCGCGGTGAACAGGTGTACATCGTACCGCAAAACTTGATTGAATTTTGGAACGTCTATACACGCCCAATTGAGCGAAATGGTTTAGGGCGTAGTGTGGCAGAAACACAAGCAGAAGTTAATCGTTTAAAAGCTTTGTTCCCATTGTTACTAGATACTGAAGAAATTTACCAGGAATGGGAAAGGCTGGTGGTTGCTTACGGAATTAGGGGAATCAATGTACACGATGCACGACTTGTTGCAGCAATGCTTGTGCATGGCTTAACCCATATACTCACATTTAATGTCAGCGATTTTGCCCGGTACACAGAAATTACAACTATTAGCCCCAGTACGATAACAAGTTAA
- the rnc gene encoding ribonuclease III yields MTLVYPRRQRQLESLVRKLGLPITAPIKWQLLDLALTHPTVSESANYEQLEFVGDAVVRLAAAVLLWEAYPDCQVGDFAAIRSVLVSDRILAQLAREYGLELHLLVAGSATSDKIGQESRLADAFEAVLGALYLSTNNLDLIRPWLDPHFRQLATEIRLDPARLNYKAALQEWTQAQFKVLPEYRVVEINQANRTQERFAAEVWLNGNKLGEGKGRSIKAAEQAAAKVAFLAIPPSEEMKS; encoded by the coding sequence ATGACCCTCGTTTATCCCCGCCGTCAAAGGCAACTTGAAAGTTTAGTCAGAAAATTAGGTTTGCCCATAACAGCACCAATTAAGTGGCAATTGCTGGATCTGGCCCTGACTCATCCTACTGTTTCTGAGTCAGCAAACTATGAACAATTGGAGTTTGTGGGTGATGCGGTGGTACGCTTGGCGGCGGCTGTGTTGCTGTGGGAGGCTTATCCAGATTGCCAAGTTGGGGATTTTGCCGCCATACGTTCAGTATTGGTGAGCGATCGCATCCTCGCCCAATTAGCTAGAGAATATGGTTTAGAATTACATTTGCTGGTTGCTGGTAGTGCCACCAGCGATAAAATTGGTCAAGAATCTCGATTAGCAGACGCTTTTGAGGCTGTTTTAGGAGCGCTTTACCTCAGCACTAATAATTTAGATTTGATTCGCCCTTGGTTAGACCCTCACTTTCGCCAATTAGCAACCGAAATTCGTCTCGACCCCGCCAGACTCAACTATAAAGCCGCTCTGCAAGAATGGACTCAAGCCCAGTTTAAAGTATTACCAGAATACCGAGTTGTTGAAATTAATCAAGCCAACCGCACTCAAGAACGTTTCGCTGCCGAAGTCTGGTTAAACGGTAACAAACTTGGTGAGGGCAAAGGACGTTCCATCAAAGCTGCCGAACAAGCCGCCGCCAAAGTAGCATTTTTAGCCATCCCGCCTTCAGAAGAGATGAAGAGTTAA
- the corA gene encoding magnesium/cobalt transporter CorA, with product MIRKLRRFANVVTKPSYKDEFYHYPGTVPGTIIIDADAPPPEIDLIDYGPTNFTHQQLTTPEECIPYLDTESVTWVDVQGLGSQDILERLGKVFDLPPLVLEDVVNVSERPKLEDFDDQLLFIGRMVVPKERGGGFYSEQVSLILGKHYLLTIQEEPEHDCFEGVRSRIEKAKGIIRRQKADHLAYALIDAIVDGFFPVLERYGEELEDLEQEVIVSPTRQTLQKIYQVRRELLQLRRAIWPQRDAINALIRDGSELISEEVQIYLRDCYDHAVQVMDMVETYRELASGLMDVYLSAVSNKMNEVMKLLTVVSSIFIPLTFVAGIYGMNFNPDKSPYNMPELNWYWGYPFCLGVMGAIACGLLFFFWKRGWLENSSTIKRD from the coding sequence ATGATTAGAAAACTTCGTCGCTTTGCTAATGTAGTTACCAAACCATCTTATAAAGATGAGTTCTATCACTATCCAGGAACTGTACCTGGAACCATCATTATTGATGCGGATGCGCCGCCGCCAGAAATTGATCTAATTGACTATGGCCCAACTAATTTTACTCACCAGCAATTGACTACGCCGGAAGAATGTATCCCATATTTGGATACAGAATCTGTAACTTGGGTGGATGTCCAAGGATTGGGTAGTCAGGACATATTAGAGAGATTGGGCAAAGTATTTGATTTACCGCCTCTAGTTTTGGAAGATGTGGTGAATGTATCGGAACGTCCTAAATTAGAAGACTTTGATGATCAATTATTATTTATTGGCCGGATGGTAGTACCAAAAGAAAGAGGTGGCGGTTTTTATAGTGAGCAAGTAAGTTTAATTTTGGGGAAACATTACTTGTTAACTATACAAGAAGAACCTGAACATGATTGCTTTGAAGGAGTGCGCTCAAGGATTGAAAAGGCTAAGGGAATTATTCGCCGCCAAAAAGCTGATCATTTGGCTTATGCTTTAATCGATGCCATTGTTGATGGTTTTTTCCCAGTGTTAGAACGTTACGGCGAAGAACTGGAGGACTTAGAGCAGGAAGTAATTGTTAGTCCTACTCGCCAAACACTGCAAAAAATTTACCAGGTGAGGCGAGAATTACTACAATTGCGTCGTGCTATTTGGCCGCAACGAGATGCGATTAATGCTTTAATCCGCGATGGGAGTGAACTCATTAGCGAAGAGGTGCAAATCTACCTGCGCGATTGTTATGACCATGCGGTGCAAGTCATGGATATGGTGGAAACCTACCGCGAGTTAGCCTCTGGCTTGATGGATGTATACTTGTCGGCAGTCAGTAACAAAATGAATGAGGTTATGAAATTACTGACAGTGGTTTCCTCAATCTTTATTCCCCTAACTTTTGTTGCTGGGATATACGGAATGAATTTCAATCCCGACAAATCACCATACAATATGCCTGAGTTGAATTGGTATTGGGGTTATCCATTTTGCTTAGGAGTCATGGGGGCGATCGCCTGTGGATTATTATTCTTCTTTTGGAAACGAGGCTGGCTAGAAAATTCTTCCACAATTAAGCGTGATTAA
- a CDS encoding glycosyltransferase, translating into MNINSTKELLTVPTGSLQVADIPPNSVELNHQEQDIYFSLIIPTYKERDNIENVVKILSQTLDEFIPGDYELIVVDDDSPDMTWEVAQALTEEYPQLRVMRRQQERGLSSAVVRGWQVARGGILGVIDGDLQHPPEVLTELLKKMSQGADLALASRHVDGGGVSSWSVVRRFLSRGAQVLGLLILPGVLGRVSDPMSGYFMVRRSSIVGAVLNPVGYKILLEVIGRGNIGNIAEVGYVFCERQQGESKVTWKQYIDYIHHLVRLRLSTGRVGRVKAKINFPLDRFLRFALVGLSGVFVDMGLLYLLSDPSTLALPLTRSKIISGEIAIFNNFLWNDAWTFADVTTRQQEWHQRLKRFVKFNVICLAGLVLNVMVLNLVFNFLIPNRYVANLIAIAVATIWNFWVNLKLSWRVTDVK; encoded by the coding sequence ATGAATATCAATTCAACTAAAGAATTACTAACAGTTCCCACTGGCTCATTACAAGTTGCTGATATACCTCCTAATAGCGTAGAGTTAAATCATCAAGAGCAAGATATATATTTTTCCTTAATAATCCCTACCTATAAAGAGCGGGATAATATTGAAAATGTTGTAAAAATCTTGAGTCAAACCCTAGATGAATTTATCCCAGGAGATTATGAATTAATTGTTGTGGATGATGATAGCCCTGATATGACTTGGGAAGTTGCCCAAGCCTTGACAGAAGAATATCCCCAGTTAAGAGTCATGCGACGACAACAAGAAAGGGGATTATCTTCCGCAGTAGTTAGGGGGTGGCAAGTCGCTAGAGGAGGCATTCTTGGGGTAATTGATGGAGATTTGCAACATCCTCCAGAAGTATTGACCGAACTATTGAAGAAAATGTCCCAAGGCGCAGATTTGGCATTAGCCAGCCGTCATGTAGATGGTGGTGGTGTTAGTAGTTGGAGTGTAGTCAGACGCTTCTTATCTCGTGGCGCTCAAGTTTTGGGTTTGCTCATTTTACCTGGAGTGTTGGGCAGAGTTTCCGACCCGATGAGTGGCTATTTTATGGTGCGTCGTAGCAGCATAGTTGGGGCGGTACTCAATCCTGTAGGCTACAAAATTCTGTTAGAGGTAATTGGGCGGGGTAATATTGGAAATATTGCCGAAGTCGGTTATGTATTCTGCGAACGGCAACAGGGTGAAAGTAAAGTTACCTGGAAGCAGTATATAGACTATATCCATCACCTAGTACGTTTGCGTTTATCTACTGGGCGTGTAGGTCGAGTTAAGGCAAAAATTAATTTCCCTCTAGATCGATTCTTGCGTTTTGCCTTGGTGGGATTGAGTGGCGTATTTGTAGATATGGGACTGCTTTACTTACTCAGTGACCCCTCAACCTTGGCTTTACCTCTAACTCGCAGCAAAATTATTTCCGGTGAAATCGCTATTTTCAATAATTTCTTATGGAACGATGCCTGGACGTTTGCTGATGTAACCACTAGACAGCAAGAATGGCATCAAAGGCTGAAGCGATTTGTCAAGTTCAACGTGATTTGTTTGGCGGGGTTGGTGTTGAATGTTATGGTTTTGAACCTAGTATTTAATTTCCTGATTCCTAACCGCTATGTTGCTAACCTGATTGCGATCGCCGTTGCTACTATTTGGAATTTCTGGGTTAACCTCAAACTTAGCTGGCGTGTAACTGATGTGAAATAG
- a CDS encoding IS5 family transposase produces the protein MYRRAQKQEKAAENFELPFGGKLASDNRWVIMANMIPWSKFEAEYAEIFSARMGAPAKTFRMALGALIIKEKLGISDRETVEQIRENPYLQYFIGMSAYSNESAFDPSMLVHFRERIDIELVNKINQEIVRKMLENKQEVEVRAKKPEVEDSKSKPANRGKLILDASCAPADISYPTDLGLLNQARKQTETIIDTLYKSLLVRNINKPRTYRNKARKDYLAVAKKRKPTVKERRKAIRKQLQYINRNLTHIQQLINLGASLLKLSNSQYKMLLVVAEVYRQQLWLYENQKISIQDRIVSLNQPHIRPIIRGKAGRTVEFGAKFSASYYDGYVFLDHISWDNFNESGDLKSQVEAYKNYTGYYPESVHVDKIYRTRENRAWCQERGIRISGPPLGRPPQNVSPEKKKQAAYDERIRNCIEGKFGQGKRRFSLGRVMAKLPHTSFTAIAITFLVMNLSTLLLRLFCVFFCLFFKTESFFTSSIIETDISLNLKQQKLIFFLD, from the coding sequence ATGTATCGAAGAGCGCAAAAGCAAGAAAAAGCAGCAGAAAACTTTGAACTACCCTTTGGGGGAAAACTAGCGTCAGATAACCGATGGGTAATCATGGCGAACATGATACCTTGGTCAAAATTTGAAGCAGAGTACGCAGAAATATTTTCAGCAAGAATGGGAGCGCCAGCCAAAACATTTAGAATGGCGTTGGGAGCATTAATAATTAAAGAAAAATTAGGAATAAGTGACAGAGAGACAGTAGAACAAATTCGGGAGAACCCGTATCTGCAATACTTTATAGGAATGTCAGCATATAGTAATGAATCTGCATTTGACCCGTCAATGCTAGTTCATTTTAGAGAAAGGATAGATATAGAATTAGTCAATAAAATCAATCAAGAAATAGTCAGGAAGATGTTAGAAAATAAACAGGAGGTAGAAGTAAGAGCAAAAAAGCCAGAGGTCGAGGATTCAAAAAGTAAGCCAGCCAATAGAGGAAAATTAATATTAGATGCTAGTTGTGCGCCAGCAGACATAAGTTATCCGACAGATTTAGGATTATTAAATCAAGCCAGAAAGCAAACAGAAACAATCATAGATACATTATATAAGTCCTTATTAGTAAGAAATATCAACAAACCAAGAACCTACAGAAACAAAGCAAGAAAGGATTATTTAGCAGTAGCCAAGAAAAGAAAACCAACAGTTAAAGAAAGAAGGAAAGCTATCAGAAAGCAACTGCAATATATCAACAGAAATTTAACTCATATTCAGCAGCTAATAAATTTAGGTGCGTCACTATTAAAACTGAGCAACAGTCAATATAAGATGTTGCTAGTAGTAGCAGAAGTTTATCGTCAACAGTTATGGTTATATGAAAATCAAAAAATTAGTATACAAGACCGCATTGTCAGTTTAAACCAACCACACATTCGTCCGATTATCCGAGGTAAAGCCGGGAGAACAGTAGAGTTTGGGGCTAAGTTTTCAGCTAGTTACTATGATGGCTATGTATTTTTAGACCATATTAGTTGGGACAACTTTAACGAATCAGGAGACTTAAAATCACAAGTAGAAGCATACAAAAACTACACCGGATATTATCCTGAATCAGTTCATGTTGATAAGATTTATCGGACGAGGGAGAATCGAGCTTGGTGTCAAGAAAGGGGAATTAGAATTAGTGGCCCACCACTAGGTAGACCCCCCCAAAATGTCAGCCCTGAAAAGAAGAAACAAGCCGCTTATGACGAAAGGATTCGTAATTGTATTGAGGGCAAGTTTGGACAAGGTAAACGAAGATTTAGCCTTGGTAGAGTTATGGCTAAACTTCCTCATACTTCTTTCACCGCTATTGCCATAACTTTTTTAGTTATGAATCTTTCTACTCTGCTATTACGGCTTTTTTGTGTATTTTTTTGCCTATTTTTCAAAACTGAGTCTTTTTTTACTTCTTCTATTATCGAAACTGATATTTCATTAAACCTTAAACAACAAAAACTTATCTTTTTTCTGGACTGA
- a CDS encoding DUF3611 family protein: protein MEAGSETRSHTVEHTSLSPKLYSIANTIRLTGWITFWVQLGLAVVGGLTLLFAFTGRAFTDQPNTGLGIGVFWAVCGVIALLFSVYWDFRYTRIGKRLANPNPALHPSKADTTTAIRLAIIVSFVGILLTLIGSGATLSVFIAKSISQPPGVAITDPNKIIRALDVFVMVANINGIAAHFIGAIASIWLLERVHQN from the coding sequence ATGGAAGCGGGATCAGAAACACGCTCACACACTGTGGAGCATACGTCGCTATCACCAAAACTCTACAGCATTGCTAATACAATTCGTCTTACAGGTTGGATTACTTTTTGGGTGCAATTGGGGCTTGCTGTAGTCGGTGGTTTAACGTTACTATTCGCCTTCACTGGTCGCGCCTTTACAGATCAACCAAATACAGGTTTGGGGATTGGGGTTTTTTGGGCTGTATGTGGTGTTATAGCCTTATTATTTAGCGTATATTGGGATTTTCGTTATACTCGCATCGGTAAGCGTTTGGCAAATCCTAATCCGGCTTTGCATCCAAGTAAAGCGGACACAACCACAGCTATTAGATTAGCTATCATCGTCAGCTTTGTGGGAATACTCTTAACCTTAATAGGTAGTGGTGCAACTTTGAGCGTATTCATAGCAAAATCTATCTCCCAACCACCAGGTGTAGCGATTACTGACCCCAACAAGATTATCCGGGCGCTGGATGTGTTTGTGATGGTGGCAAATATTAATGGTATTGCTGCTCATTTTATCGGTGCGATCGCTTCAATTTGGTTACTTGAGCGAGTCCATCAAAACTAG